In Notolabrus celidotus isolate fNotCel1 chromosome 22, fNotCel1.pri, whole genome shotgun sequence, one genomic interval encodes:
- the LOC117806108 gene encoding ankyrin repeat domain-containing protein 66 isoform X2 encodes MTELHQAAAAGSFDQVEEILRQNRCDPNQKDIDWNSKTPLHWAAAKGHAEIVRILIEHGARPCLMTEHGWTAAHLAAESGRLAVLRLLHSLHAPIDKEDFCGDKPVRIAEIYGHQDCVGYLKKAETECQAYRKMAAQKGIILDDTDEEWGEHGKEKEESRISQSNTRTQA; translated from the exons ATGACTGAGTTGCACCAGGCAGCAGCAGCGGGGAGTTTCGACCAAGTTGAGGAGATTCTCCGGCAAAATAGATGCGACCCAAATCAGAAGGACATCGACTGGAACTCCAAGACGCCTCTCCACTGGGCAGCAGCTAAAG GACATGCAGAAATAGTGAGGATCCTGATTGAGCATGGAGCCAGGCCGTGTCTGATGACAGAGCATGGATGGACGGCTGCACACTTGGCTGCAGAGTCCGGTCGGCTGGCTGTGCTGCGGCTGCTTCACTCGCTCCATGCTCCTATAGACAAGGAGGACTTCTGTGGAGACAAACCAGTACGCATAGCAGAAATATACGGACACCAGGACTGTGTTGGATACCTTAAAAA AGCAGAAACTGAGTGTCAGGCCTACCGCAAGATGGCCGCCCAAAAAGGTATTATTCTGGATGACACAGATGAGGAGTGGGGAGAACACggcaaagaaaaagaagaaagcaggATCTCTCAAAGCAACACTCGGACACAGGCTTAG
- the LOC117806108 gene encoding ankyrin repeat domain-containing protein 66 isoform X1 has translation MTELHQAAAAGSFDQVEEILRQNRCDPNQKDIDWNSKTPLHWAAAKDHSVMPFPGHAEIVRILIEHGARPCLMTEHGWTAAHLAAESGRLAVLRLLHSLHAPIDKEDFCGDKPVRIAEIYGHQDCVGYLKKAETECQAYRKMAAQKGIILDDTDEEWGEHGKEKEESRISQSNTRTQA, from the exons ATGACTGAGTTGCACCAGGCAGCAGCAGCGGGGAGTTTCGACCAAGTTGAGGAGATTCTCCGGCAAAATAGATGCGACCCAAATCAGAAGGACATCGACTGGAACTCCAAGACGCCTCTCCACTGGGCAGCAGCTAAAG ATCACTCTGTGATGCCTTTCCCAGGACATGCAGAAATAGTGAGGATCCTGATTGAGCATGGAGCCAGGCCGTGTCTGATGACAGAGCATGGATGGACGGCTGCACACTTGGCTGCAGAGTCCGGTCGGCTGGCTGTGCTGCGGCTGCTTCACTCGCTCCATGCTCCTATAGACAAGGAGGACTTCTGTGGAGACAAACCAGTACGCATAGCAGAAATATACGGACACCAGGACTGTGTTGGATACCTTAAAAA AGCAGAAACTGAGTGTCAGGCCTACCGCAAGATGGCCGCCCAAAAAGGTATTATTCTGGATGACACAGATGAGGAGTGGGGAGAACACggcaaagaaaaagaagaaagcaggATCTCTCAAAGCAACACTCGGACACAGGCTTAG
- the adgrf3a gene encoding adhesion G-protein coupled receptor F3 isoform X1, whose amino-acid sequence MWTLMFIYILGQAISQISAEDNSTQMYYVKLKIDFSAIDNLTQLLKPFVNSTTPTVNNLQNTTTCKNVSGSMFLCTCKEDHRWSDEVCESHPDCCDKQNCTFSKQSDTCVSKNTVSVRGSIILKEANYSDCLAINTSESYQSCNDGLLTKMKTVYSTIKGFDSLTITKYRVGSVIADFEITYALKVEPQDLIEKSQNMSSTLESSCALETTGVVQLDMPHEPVPYNGEQNLRCSVQQTLDAAVTWQLKRNNRVFDILTGTESIVTTESLGSSISLRRTSELWAGEYTCVYSQETESCTLSHKASSVLDVCLKPNIYISTDPSFPHCRPGSELLNIRVRCEIGKSSEKYSVTWSSCSDTAIKPGSTKEADVYIAETVVRCSPIVPQLTCTFKNRCNQSTNASIDIQLIRENDKFCEAEGDWQKTKAGSTAKLRCKNKAGQRRRKCNNGTSEASWEPEVSECVNSDLNAVLFQANIVDIGLDSIHKNAAEVFSFLENATNNAETIDTFPNLNTSINVLFTLSHKILKQQDDVVDDLVGSSSNLLEKSLHDSWNTKADEGNTSLAERYLSSVEQLIHVTNITQGYEKKNVEVATDNCTNKSSCINKVFNTTVKLKGSNYGIVKTAAFKELQKYLPNNRDDYIPNSFVVSTTTERDLADSVEVEIKFELLQPRPRNVLMICVAWDNQTRGWSTHKCEWKWETDSEGVCVCEHLSSFAILMGKAPLEVRWSTEITYVGLSISVFSLTICLVIEMIVWSAMVKTSTSYFRHTAQVNICLCLLVADCCFLASSKPHDLSLIWCKTLVVLKHFFYLAMFFWMLWLSSTLLHQTVFLFHNMSKKTYLRLSILMGYMCPLIIVTATFLANKAGAEGHYYSKDTCWLVYNAPFQGSIHAFIIPVGTIAFFNMISMVVVILKLLDLPKNAAPACDKDKRAAVTVMRTVVLLTPIFGVTWIFGFAVTFLDLKFGAIAYFTNYVFILLNAFQGLYILLTIYLGDTMTREELLRRLKLKAPASTPDSCTDSSVKK is encoded by the exons ATGTGGACCCTTATGTTCATTTACATCCTGGGACAGGCCATCAGTCAG ATCTCTGCAGAAG aCAACTCAACTCAGATGTACTATGTCAAACTGAAAATAGACTTCAGTGCCATCGACAACTTAACACAGCTACTGAAACCCTTTGTCAATTCCACAACCCCGACAGTCAACAACCTCCAGAATACAACAA CCTGTAAGAATGTCTCAGGCAGCATGTTTCTGTGTACCTGTAAGGAGGACCACAGATGGAGTGATGAAGTCTGTGAATCTCACCCAGACTGCTGTGACAAACAGAATTGCACCTTCTCAAAACAGTCTGACACGTGCGTTTCAAAAAACACAG TGTCTGTCAGGGGGTCCATAATACTGAAAGAAGCTAATTATTCGGATTGTCTGGCAATAAATACCTCCGAGAGCTATCAGTCGTGTAATGACGGTCTGCTAACAAAG ATGAAAACAGTGTACAGCACTATAAAGGGATTTGACAGTCTAACAATCACCAAATACAG GGTTGGAAGTGTTATCGCAGACTTTGAAATCACCTATGCATTAAAGGTCGAACCACAAGATCTGATTGAAAAATCCCAAAATATGAGCAGTACACTTGAATCTTCCTGTGCTCTGGAAACTACAG gtGTTGTCCAGTTAGACATGCCTCACGAACCTGTGCCTTACAACGGGGAGCAGAACCTCAGATGCTCAGTCCAGCAGACGCTGGATGCTGCTGTAACCTGGCAGCTGAAAAGAAACAATAGAGTATTTGACATACTGACTGGCACTGAGTCGATAGTGACGACAGAAAGTCTGGGGAGCAGCATCTCACTCAGACGCACATCAGAGCTGTGGGCAG gagAGTACACATGTGTGTACAGTCAGGAGACAGAGTCATGCACCTTATCTCACAAAGCCAGCAGTGTACTGGACGTGTGCCTCAAGCCAAACATTTACATCAGCACAGATCCAAGTTTCCCACATTGCCGACCTGGCTCAGAATTACTAAATATAAGAGTCAGATGTGAGATAGGGAAGAGCAGCGAAAAGTATTCTGTGacatggagcagctgtagtgatACAGCAATAAAACCTG GTTCTACTAAGGAAGCAGATGTTTACATAGCTGAAACGGTAGTACGCTGCAGCCCAATCGTGCCTCAGTTGACATGCACTTTTAAGAACAGGTGCAATCAATCCACAAATGCTTCAATAGATATCCAATTGATACGTG aaaatgataAATTCTGTGAAGCTGAAGGTGACTGGCAAAAAACCAAAGCTGGATCTACCGCAAAATTAAGATGCAAGAACAAAGCTGGACAAAGACGAAGGAAGTGCAACAATGG CACTTCAGAGGCATCATGGGAACCTGAGgtttcagagtgtgtgaacTCTGACTTGAATGCTGTGCTGTTTCAAGCAAAT ATTGTCGACATTGGACTCGACTCAATCCATAAAAATGCTGCAGAGGTTTTCTCCTTCCTTGAGAATGCCACAAACAACGCAGAGACCATCGACACTTTCCCAAACTTAAATACATCAATTAACGTGCTTTTCACTCTGAGTCACAAAATCCTCAAACAGCAGGATGACGTGGTGGAT GACTTAGTGGGCTCATCCAGCAATCTATTGGAAAAGTCTCTTCACGATTCATGGAACACCAAAGCAGACGAAGGCAACACCTCACTGGCAGAGAGATATCTGAGTTCTGTTGAGCAGTTAATTCACGTGACAAACATAACACAGGgctatgagaaaaaaaatgtagaggTAGCCACAGACAACTGCACAAACAAGTCATCATGTATCAACAAGGTGTTCAATACCACTGTCAAACTCAAAGGTTCGAACTATGGCATTGTAAAAACAGCTGCGTTTAAAGAATTACAAAAGTATTTGCCTAATAACCGTGATGATTACATCCCTAACAGCTTTGTAGTATCCACAACTACTGAGAGGGACCTAGCTGATTCAGTTGAGGTTGAAATCAAATTTGAATTGCTCCAGCCGAGACCTCGCAACGTTCTGATGATCTGTGTCGCGTGGGACAACCAAACCCGCGGCTGGTCGACACATAAGTGTGAATGGAAGTGGGAGACAGATTCTGAAGGTGTCTGCGTCTGCGAGCATTTGTCCTCGTTTGCCATTCTGATGGGGAAGGCTCCTTTGGAAGTTCGTTGGTCAACAGAGATAACCTACGTTGGACTTTCTATATCAGTCTTTTCACTCACTATTTGCCTTGTGATAGAAATGATCGTCTGGAGTGCCATGGTCAAGACAAGTACTTCATATTTTCGCCACACTGCACAAGTCAACATTTGCCTGTGTTTGTTAGTTGCAGATTGCTGCTTCTTAGCCTCTTCTAAGCCACATGATCTATCTCTAATCTGGTGCAAGACCTTGGTGGTACTGAAGCATTTCTTCTACCTGGCCATGTTCTTTTGGATGTTGTGGCTGAGCAGCACGCTTCTTCACCAGACAGTTTTCCTCTTCCATAATATGAGCAAGAAAACTTACCTGAGGTTGTCAATTCTCATGGGCTACATGTGTCCTTTGATAATTGTTACTGCCACGTTTCTTGCAAACAAGGCAGGAGCTGAAGGCCATTACTACTCCAAAGATACTTGTTGGCTAGTTTACAATGCACCTTTTCAAGGTTCAATCCATGCATTTATCATACCAGTTGGTACCATTGCTTTCTTCAACATGATCTCCATGGTGGTGgttattttaaagcttttggATCTCCCTAAAAATGCAGCACCAGCTTGTGATAAAGACAAAAGAGCTGCCGTAACTGTCATGAGGACAGTTGTTCTTCTCACACCAATCTTTGGTGTGACTTGGATCTTTGGGTTCGCTGTGACGTTTCTTGACCTCAAATTTGGAGCCATAGCCTACTTTACTAATTATGTCTTCATTCTGCTGAATGCATTCCAG GGTTTGTACATCCTGTTGACCATATACCTGGGAGACACAATG ACCCGAGAGGAACTCCTGAGACGTCTAAAACTCAAA GCTCCAGCATCAACCCCTGACAGCTGCACTGACTCATCTGTGAAGAAGTGA
- the adgrf3a gene encoding adhesion G-protein coupled receptor F3 isoform X2, giving the protein MYYVKLKIDFSAIDNLTQLLKPFVNSTTPTVNNLQNTTTCKNVSGSMFLCTCKEDHRWSDEVCESHPDCCDKQNCTFSKQSDTCVSKNTVSVRGSIILKEANYSDCLAINTSESYQSCNDGLLTKMKTVYSTIKGFDSLTITKYRVGSVIADFEITYALKVEPQDLIEKSQNMSSTLESSCALETTGVVQLDMPHEPVPYNGEQNLRCSVQQTLDAAVTWQLKRNNRVFDILTGTESIVTTESLGSSISLRRTSELWAGEYTCVYSQETESCTLSHKASSVLDVCLKPNIYISTDPSFPHCRPGSELLNIRVRCEIGKSSEKYSVTWSSCSDTAIKPGSTKEADVYIAETVVRCSPIVPQLTCTFKNRCNQSTNASIDIQLIRENDKFCEAEGDWQKTKAGSTAKLRCKNKAGQRRRKCNNGTSEASWEPEVSECVNSDLNAVLFQANIVDIGLDSIHKNAAEVFSFLENATNNAETIDTFPNLNTSINVLFTLSHKILKQQDDVVDDLVGSSSNLLEKSLHDSWNTKADEGNTSLAERYLSSVEQLIHVTNITQGYEKKNVEVATDNCTNKSSCINKVFNTTVKLKGSNYGIVKTAAFKELQKYLPNNRDDYIPNSFVVSTTTERDLADSVEVEIKFELLQPRPRNVLMICVAWDNQTRGWSTHKCEWKWETDSEGVCVCEHLSSFAILMGKAPLEVRWSTEITYVGLSISVFSLTICLVIEMIVWSAMVKTSTSYFRHTAQVNICLCLLVADCCFLASSKPHDLSLIWCKTLVVLKHFFYLAMFFWMLWLSSTLLHQTVFLFHNMSKKTYLRLSILMGYMCPLIIVTATFLANKAGAEGHYYSKDTCWLVYNAPFQGSIHAFIIPVGTIAFFNMISMVVVILKLLDLPKNAAPACDKDKRAAVTVMRTVVLLTPIFGVTWIFGFAVTFLDLKFGAIAYFTNYVFILLNAFQGLYILLTIYLGDTMTREELLRRLKLKAPASTPDSCTDSSVKK; this is encoded by the exons ATGTACTATGTCAAACTGAAAATAGACTTCAGTGCCATCGACAACTTAACACAGCTACTGAAACCCTTTGTCAATTCCACAACCCCGACAGTCAACAACCTCCAGAATACAACAA CCTGTAAGAATGTCTCAGGCAGCATGTTTCTGTGTACCTGTAAGGAGGACCACAGATGGAGTGATGAAGTCTGTGAATCTCACCCAGACTGCTGTGACAAACAGAATTGCACCTTCTCAAAACAGTCTGACACGTGCGTTTCAAAAAACACAG TGTCTGTCAGGGGGTCCATAATACTGAAAGAAGCTAATTATTCGGATTGTCTGGCAATAAATACCTCCGAGAGCTATCAGTCGTGTAATGACGGTCTGCTAACAAAG ATGAAAACAGTGTACAGCACTATAAAGGGATTTGACAGTCTAACAATCACCAAATACAG GGTTGGAAGTGTTATCGCAGACTTTGAAATCACCTATGCATTAAAGGTCGAACCACAAGATCTGATTGAAAAATCCCAAAATATGAGCAGTACACTTGAATCTTCCTGTGCTCTGGAAACTACAG gtGTTGTCCAGTTAGACATGCCTCACGAACCTGTGCCTTACAACGGGGAGCAGAACCTCAGATGCTCAGTCCAGCAGACGCTGGATGCTGCTGTAACCTGGCAGCTGAAAAGAAACAATAGAGTATTTGACATACTGACTGGCACTGAGTCGATAGTGACGACAGAAAGTCTGGGGAGCAGCATCTCACTCAGACGCACATCAGAGCTGTGGGCAG gagAGTACACATGTGTGTACAGTCAGGAGACAGAGTCATGCACCTTATCTCACAAAGCCAGCAGTGTACTGGACGTGTGCCTCAAGCCAAACATTTACATCAGCACAGATCCAAGTTTCCCACATTGCCGACCTGGCTCAGAATTACTAAATATAAGAGTCAGATGTGAGATAGGGAAGAGCAGCGAAAAGTATTCTGTGacatggagcagctgtagtgatACAGCAATAAAACCTG GTTCTACTAAGGAAGCAGATGTTTACATAGCTGAAACGGTAGTACGCTGCAGCCCAATCGTGCCTCAGTTGACATGCACTTTTAAGAACAGGTGCAATCAATCCACAAATGCTTCAATAGATATCCAATTGATACGTG aaaatgataAATTCTGTGAAGCTGAAGGTGACTGGCAAAAAACCAAAGCTGGATCTACCGCAAAATTAAGATGCAAGAACAAAGCTGGACAAAGACGAAGGAAGTGCAACAATGG CACTTCAGAGGCATCATGGGAACCTGAGgtttcagagtgtgtgaacTCTGACTTGAATGCTGTGCTGTTTCAAGCAAAT ATTGTCGACATTGGACTCGACTCAATCCATAAAAATGCTGCAGAGGTTTTCTCCTTCCTTGAGAATGCCACAAACAACGCAGAGACCATCGACACTTTCCCAAACTTAAATACATCAATTAACGTGCTTTTCACTCTGAGTCACAAAATCCTCAAACAGCAGGATGACGTGGTGGAT GACTTAGTGGGCTCATCCAGCAATCTATTGGAAAAGTCTCTTCACGATTCATGGAACACCAAAGCAGACGAAGGCAACACCTCACTGGCAGAGAGATATCTGAGTTCTGTTGAGCAGTTAATTCACGTGACAAACATAACACAGGgctatgagaaaaaaaatgtagaggTAGCCACAGACAACTGCACAAACAAGTCATCATGTATCAACAAGGTGTTCAATACCACTGTCAAACTCAAAGGTTCGAACTATGGCATTGTAAAAACAGCTGCGTTTAAAGAATTACAAAAGTATTTGCCTAATAACCGTGATGATTACATCCCTAACAGCTTTGTAGTATCCACAACTACTGAGAGGGACCTAGCTGATTCAGTTGAGGTTGAAATCAAATTTGAATTGCTCCAGCCGAGACCTCGCAACGTTCTGATGATCTGTGTCGCGTGGGACAACCAAACCCGCGGCTGGTCGACACATAAGTGTGAATGGAAGTGGGAGACAGATTCTGAAGGTGTCTGCGTCTGCGAGCATTTGTCCTCGTTTGCCATTCTGATGGGGAAGGCTCCTTTGGAAGTTCGTTGGTCAACAGAGATAACCTACGTTGGACTTTCTATATCAGTCTTTTCACTCACTATTTGCCTTGTGATAGAAATGATCGTCTGGAGTGCCATGGTCAAGACAAGTACTTCATATTTTCGCCACACTGCACAAGTCAACATTTGCCTGTGTTTGTTAGTTGCAGATTGCTGCTTCTTAGCCTCTTCTAAGCCACATGATCTATCTCTAATCTGGTGCAAGACCTTGGTGGTACTGAAGCATTTCTTCTACCTGGCCATGTTCTTTTGGATGTTGTGGCTGAGCAGCACGCTTCTTCACCAGACAGTTTTCCTCTTCCATAATATGAGCAAGAAAACTTACCTGAGGTTGTCAATTCTCATGGGCTACATGTGTCCTTTGATAATTGTTACTGCCACGTTTCTTGCAAACAAGGCAGGAGCTGAAGGCCATTACTACTCCAAAGATACTTGTTGGCTAGTTTACAATGCACCTTTTCAAGGTTCAATCCATGCATTTATCATACCAGTTGGTACCATTGCTTTCTTCAACATGATCTCCATGGTGGTGgttattttaaagcttttggATCTCCCTAAAAATGCAGCACCAGCTTGTGATAAAGACAAAAGAGCTGCCGTAACTGTCATGAGGACAGTTGTTCTTCTCACACCAATCTTTGGTGTGACTTGGATCTTTGGGTTCGCTGTGACGTTTCTTGACCTCAAATTTGGAGCCATAGCCTACTTTACTAATTATGTCTTCATTCTGCTGAATGCATTCCAG GGTTTGTACATCCTGTTGACCATATACCTGGGAGACACAATG ACCCGAGAGGAACTCCTGAGACGTCTAAAACTCAAA GCTCCAGCATCAACCCCTGACAGCTGCACTGACTCATCTGTGAAGAAGTGA
- the slc5a6b gene encoding solute carrier family 5 member 6 codes for MDPSHQKHFTVVDYVIFGVLLAASIGIGLYHALSGGRQRTTQEFLMADRSMSCLPVSLSLIASFQSAVAIIGVPAEIYTHGTQYWFIGCAYILGLLIPAHVFIPVLYRLRLSSAYQYLELRFSKAVRICGTLTFIFQTVVYMGVCVYTPAFALNAVTGFELWGAVLATGLVCTLYTSMGGLKAVIWTDVFQTVVMFAGQLAVIVVGVQQTGGVSEVWRKVREGNRIAGLDLNPDPTERHTFWTLGVGGVFLMLSLYGVNQAQVQRYLSSRTEKEAVRSCYMVFPSLQLALALSCVMGLVMFARYCGEDHTDKLGSSPRDAMVIYFVMDMLQGLPGLPGLFVACLFSAALSTISSAFNSLATVTMEDLIKPHFPAMTEAKATLLSKALAMFYGLLCIAMAYVTHLMGDSVLLVALKIFGICGGPILGVFCLGMFFPWANSTGAVAGLGTGLTLSFWVGIGSIVTRSSSARAPPPTCIAPLLSDNTTAVIQTALSNVTHHSPPSGLKWFYSLSYMWYSGFSCISVILMGLIISLITGAMKEEEVTPGTIYPLFGELCCFLPERLKKKLCCVTPLGQTVSTQQIQPSHHKESNGLVSRYEDKQSPEETDTFLPEAHVPFMEFETAV; via the exons ATGGATCCGTCCCACCAGAAGCACTTCACAGTTGTCGACTATGTGATATTCGGTGTGCTGCTCGCTGCCTCGATTGGCATCGGGCTGTACCACGCTCTCTCAGGCGGTCGTCAGCGCACCACTCAGGAGTTTTTGATGGCCGACAGAAGCATGAGTTGTCTTCCTGTGTCCCTGTCCCTCATCGCCTCATTCCAGTCCGCCGTGGCGATCATAGGCGTACCAGCGGAGATCTACACCCACGGTACTCAGTACTGGTTCATCGGCTGTGCCTACATCCTGGGCCTCCTCATTCCTGCTCATGTTTTCATTCCAGTGTTGTACAGACTGCGGCTCTCCAGCGCTTACCAG TATCTTGAGCTGCGCTTCAGCAAAGCAGTGCGTATCTGTGGAACTTTGACCTTCATCTTTCAGACG GTTGTCTATATGGGAGTGTGTGTATATACTCCCGCCTTTGCACTAAATGCAG TTACTGGGTTTGAACTATGGGGAGCAGTGCTGGCCACTGGACTCGTTTGCACATTGTACACATCAATG GGGGGTCTGAAGGCCGTCATCTGGACGGACGTCTTCCAGACTGTGGTGATGTTTGCAGGGCAGCTGGCTGTCATCGTGGTCGGGGTGCAGCAGACCGGAGGAGTATCAGAAGTTTGGAGGAAAGTCCGTGAAGGAAACCGCATTGCTGGACTCGA TCTAAACCCAGATCCTACAGAGAGACACACCTTCTGGACCCTGGGGGTCGGAGGGGTTTTCCTCATGTTATCTCTGTACGGAGTGAACCAAGCTCAGGTCCAGAGATATCTCAGCTCTCGCACAGAGAAGGAGGCTGTCAG gTCGTGCTACATGGTGTTTCCCTCCTTGCAGCTGGCTCTGGCTCTCAGCTGTGTGATGGGCCTGGTCATGTTTGCACGGTACTGTGGAGAGGATCACACAGACAAGCTGGGCTCCTCTCCACGAGATGCA ATGGTGATATACTTTGTGATGGACATGCTGCAGGGTCTGCCTGGACTTCCTGGGCTGTTTGTTGCGTGTTTATTCAGTGCAGCTCTCAG CACCATCTCTTCTGCCTTTAACTCTTTGGCCACTGTGACCATGGAAGATCTCATCAAACCACATTTCCCAGCTATGACAGAGGCAAAAGCAACCCTGCTGTCCAAAGCCTTGG CTATGTTCTATGGGCTGCTGTGTATAGCCATGGCCTATGTCACTCACCTGATGGGTGATTCAGTCCTGCTG GTGGCTTTGAAAATCTTCGGGATTTGTGGCGGTCCAATTCTTGGTGTATTTTGTCTTGGGATGTTTTTCCCCTGGGCCAACTCCACT GGAGCAGTTGCAGGTCTGGGGACTGGCCTGACTCTGTCTTTCTGGGTCGGTATAGGAAGCATCGTCACTCGAAGCTCCAGCGCAAGAGCACCGCCACCAACATGCATCGCCCCCCTGCTGTCAGACAACACGACTGCTGTCATTCAGACCGCACTTAGCAACGTCACTCATCACAG TCCTCCGTCTGGGCTGAAGTGGTTTTATTCATTGTCCTACATGTGGTACAGCGGGTTCAGCTGCATCTCAGTCATTCTAATGGGACTGATCATCAGTTTGATCACAG gtgctatgaaagaagaagaagtgacacCAGGAACAATCTATCCCTTGTTTGGGgaactgtgttgttttttacctGAGCGTCTTAAAAAGAAGCTCTGCTGTGTGACTCCTCTGGGACAGACG GTGTCAACACAGCAAATTCAACCTTCTCATCACAAAGAAAGCAACGGATTAGTCTCCCGTTATGAGGACAAACAATCACCAGAGGAGACGGACACTTTTCTTCCTGAGGCTCACGTACCTTTTATGGAGTTTGAAACAGCTGTGTGA